AGAAGGTGTAGAACCCGGATAATCTGTATGTTTTAGCTCTTCTTTTCCACTTAGGTTTTCTCTAACCTGGGCAGGGCTTCTCTCGGTTTCTATGTCTCCCCTTTCTTGTCCTTTTCTCCTGCGGTCCTGCTGGCTCTGCACTCTTTTCTGAGTGTTTCCTATCACTGATATCAGTTTCTGAAGAACATGTTTAGAtttcttcttctccttttcaTATTTCACATCCAGTTCCTTCACTTGATGGCCCCGATGGTCTCCATCCAGCCTGCACGACACACAGATCCAGGCAGagtcctcagtgcagtaatactccaggatCCTCTGATGGACAGAGCATTTCCTGCTCTCCAGGGAGGCGGTGGCGGTGGGGTCACACAGGACATGTTCAGGAGACTTGCTGTGGACCATCAGGTGTCTTTCACACAGAGAAGCTTCACACATCACACAGGACTTAGCAGCAGGTACAGGAGAGTGTAGACAGTAAGTACAGCAGACCCCAGACTTCTCATTATCAGGATGAGTAGACAGGAAACGTCTTGCGATGTTCCCCAAGGGAAAGTTCTTCCACGATTCTGGTCGCTCCATAAATGTTTCTCTGCATTCAGGACAGAAATAACTCCCGGACACCTCCTGTGAATCCAGCACTCCATCGATGCAGAGATGGCAGAAGTTGTGTCCACATTTTAGCATCACAGGATCCGTATAAATGTTCAGACAGATGGGACAGCCCAGCTCTTCCCTCAGATCAGCAGATGCCATGGCTGAGAGATGAAGAGTGAAAGGACACTGAGTTTCTGTAGTCTTGTAGTCCTCCGGGAAGACTGGTCACTCAGTAATTTTCAGGAGACCAGGTGACTCTCATCAGTAAGTTTCTTCCTGTGGGAACCTTTGTTCTCAGAAGAATAGAGGCTCAATGGCTGTTGGACTTCCCTGAATTTCTGGTTCCAAACAAAAGTCCTCAATGAGTGTGAAGCCTTCTTCTGTTTCCCTGGAGAATGCCACCAAACTGCATTctaaactgcacagattcctaatGACTATGAGATAATTCCTCTTTTTTTTAGTCCTAAAAGATTTGGAATCTGTCTGcaggaaagaaaaaaacactttCCCCAAATTTCTCAGGACATCAGCTTTCTACTCATAAGTTTCTATTGGCCCAGATAAtcatatgtattttgtatatgcaaaccgcaaatgcattaaaacgcacgcaaaacgcacaTGCGGGAAAAAACTGCAAAGCGCACTacaaacacaaaaacacacatgACAGAGAACGCGACCTTTCATgcactgacaagtgtgcacccagcctcaatgTATTTtcaacagggcagccatcaggggggtacaagagggacagtattatggggcccaggaagggtctggggcccaa
This DNA window, taken from Hyperolius riggenbachi isolate aHypRig1 chromosome 3, aHypRig1.pri, whole genome shotgun sequence, encodes the following:
- the LOC137560937 gene encoding E3 ubiquitin/ISG15 ligase TRIM25-like; translation: MASADLREELGCPICLNIYTDPVMLKCGHNFCHLCIDGVLDSQEVSGSYFCPECRETFMERPESWKNFPLGNIARRFLSTHPDNEKSGVCCTYCLHSPVPAAKSCVMCEASLCERHLMVHSKSPEHVLCDPTATASLESRKCSVHQRILEYYCTEDSAWICVSCRLDGDHRGHQVKELDVKYEKEKKKSKHVLQKLISVIGNTQKRVQSQQDRRRKGQERGDIETERSPAQVRENLSGKEELKHTDYPGSTPSPTEDKVSFTEELSKTQRQPSLTKELKRLWALKLHIGSVQQTADQSEKTDLVLDLNTAGNNLHISEDRKTASMSDKMQNRPETPERFHYSQVLSSQSFSSGRHHWDVEVGESRTWRVGMCYPSIDRTGRYSGIGDNKRSWCLVRGCDLYSVVHDRRLILLTSDISSSRIRIYLDYEVGQISFYALCDPIRHLHTFTTTFTEPLHAAIGVWKGYVKISEVYRKTSTICPENTTKRGILFGL